A genomic stretch from Narcine bancroftii isolate sNarBan1 chromosome 9, sNarBan1.hap1, whole genome shotgun sequence includes:
- the gpx3 gene encoding glutathione peroxidase 3: MMEGSQKQCLLMSILLAWLQAGASQVSYCNSSVPGSIYDYGAMALDGSRYIPLSDYTGKALLILNVATFUGLTAQYVDLNALHRELMPYGFTILGFPSNQFGKQEPGTNEEIYPLLKYVRPGKRFVPNFPMFQKGDVNGEHEQGLFTFLKGACPPVGEVFGNTNLLFWQPLKISDVKWNFEKFLISPTGKPVQRWHPRVPMSIIKEDIVRYISSLRLQQKSD, encoded by the exons ATGATGGAGGGTTCCCAGAAACAATGCCTCTTGATGTCAATCCTGCTTGCCTGGTTGCAGGCAGGAGCCTCTCAG GTGTCTTACTGTAACAGCTCTGTGCCTGGCTCCATCTACGACTATGGGGCAATGGCCTTGGATGGCAGCAGGTACATCCCGCTGAGTGACTACACTGGAAAGGCCTTGCTGATCCTCAACGTGGCAACGTTCTGAGGACTGACAGCACAATATGTAG ATCTGAATGCACTACACAGAGAACTGATGCCCTACGGCTTCACAATCCTCGGCTTCCCATCCAATCAGTTCGGCAAACAGGAACCAGGGACCAATGAGGAAATCTACCCACTGTTAAA GTATGTCCGCCCTGGGAAAAGGTTTGTCCCAAACTTTCCAATGTTCCAGAAGGGTGACGTGAATGGAGAGCACGAGCAGGGGCTGTTCACCTTCCTGAAG GGTGCATGTCCCCCAGTGGGTGAGGTTTTCGGAAACACCAACCTGCTCTTCTGGCAGCCGCTCAAGATCTCTGACGTCAAGTGGAACTTTGAGAAGTTTCTCATCAGCCCGACCGGCAAACCCGTCCAGCGTTGGCACCCTCGGGTCCCAATGTCCATCATCAAGGAGGATATTGTCCGTTACATAAGCTCCCTGCGTCTCCAACAGAAGTCCGATTAA